The Sinomonas sp. P10A9 genome includes a window with the following:
- a CDS encoding bifunctional [glutamine synthetase] adenylyltransferase/[glutamine synthetase]-adenylyl-L-tyrosine phosphorylase: MAPSLTRRLISIGSADPERAERFLAARELEGLDGEALLEGLATAPDPDGALLGLVRLIERRPDIRQLVEAGIGRSEPLFRLLGASEALGEFLIRHPEHTDVFKTHLSAEPVGADPALLRESLLRSVGADPGSSRPVASSTGPQAYAALRIAYRRHLCELALRDLGAASPTDFLPAAAAELSDLAGAALEAALAVSRAEAEASFGREEVAAVALAVIGMGKCGARELNYISDVDVVYVIEAEGSPDGAGSIGSASVDATRAATIGTALASGLARAVWSPGREPALWQVDANLRPEGRDGPLVRTLDSHLAYYARWAESWEFQALLKARCIAGDRDLGARYEAAVSPLVWASAGRDGFVESVQAMRRRVTDNIPAAEADRQIKLGAGGLRDVEFTVQLLQLVHGRADESLRVRDTTSAIAALAAGGYIGRAAAVEFDSSYRYLRLLEHRVQLTKLRRTHLMPTSDDALRALARSVQGVLETGRPSPEQLLDAWHRTKRRVRELHERIFYRPLLNTVANLSPDEARLTPEAAQARLAALGYRDPVGAMRHIEALTAGVSRRAALQRQLLPVLLGWIAEGADPDGGLLAFRRVSEALGTTHWYLGLLRDSAAAAERLSHVLADSRLIADLLEVSPESVKWLGSDADLEPLTLESQWQEIKSKLSRHTEHEAAMRLVRLIRRREILRIALADSSGVIDPDAVGRALSDADQAAVLGALRIAEAAAEEADGALLTHVLVVAMGRQGGREIGYGSDADVIYVHRPLPGAEPEAAQRQALSIVGTLSALLTQPLKPPVLAERVLALDADLRPEGKNGALVRSIDSFAEYYRRWALVWEAQALLRARPMAGDDSLAHDFMALVDTVRYPEELSAADIREIRRIKARVESERLPRGADPSRHVKLGRGGLSDVEWLVQLLQLQHGARHPELRSTGTMEALSAASTLGLIPADEAELLAEAWRLASRIRSANVAWSGRASDLLPSSRRDLEAVARWCGYPQDQASALEQHYLNVTRRARQVFERRFYAAEP; the protein is encoded by the coding sequence GTGGCCCCGAGTCTGACGCGCCGGCTCATCTCGATTGGATCGGCTGATCCGGAGAGGGCGGAGCGGTTCCTCGCGGCCCGCGAGCTCGAAGGCCTTGACGGTGAGGCGCTCCTCGAGGGCCTCGCGACTGCCCCCGACCCGGACGGCGCCCTCCTGGGTCTCGTGAGGCTTATTGAACGCCGGCCGGACATCCGCCAGCTCGTCGAGGCTGGGATCGGCCGGAGCGAGCCGCTCTTCAGGCTGCTCGGCGCCTCCGAGGCCCTCGGCGAGTTCCTCATCCGCCACCCCGAGCACACCGACGTGTTCAAGACGCACCTCTCCGCGGAACCGGTCGGGGCGGACCCGGCGCTCCTGCGGGAGTCCCTGCTGCGCTCCGTGGGCGCAGACCCCGGGTCGTCGCGTCCCGTCGCATCGTCGACGGGTCCCCAGGCGTACGCGGCGCTGCGCATCGCCTACCGACGCCATCTCTGCGAGCTCGCCCTGCGTGACCTCGGCGCCGCATCTCCCACGGACTTCCTGCCGGCCGCTGCCGCGGAACTCTCCGATCTGGCGGGCGCCGCACTCGAGGCGGCCCTGGCGGTTTCGCGAGCAGAGGCGGAGGCGAGCTTCGGGCGCGAGGAGGTGGCCGCCGTCGCCCTCGCCGTGATCGGCATGGGCAAGTGCGGTGCGCGCGAACTCAACTACATCTCGGACGTAGACGTCGTATACGTCATCGAGGCTGAAGGTTCGCCGGACGGTGCAGGGTCCATTGGCTCGGCGTCTGTCGACGCGACGCGTGCGGCCACGATCGGGACCGCGCTCGCGAGCGGCCTGGCCCGCGCGGTGTGGTCCCCCGGGCGGGAGCCCGCGCTGTGGCAGGTCGACGCGAATCTCAGGCCCGAGGGCCGTGACGGGCCCCTCGTGCGGACCCTCGATTCACATCTGGCCTACTATGCGCGCTGGGCCGAGAGCTGGGAATTCCAGGCGCTCCTCAAGGCCCGCTGCATTGCTGGCGACCGCGATCTCGGCGCGAGGTACGAGGCCGCCGTGAGCCCGCTCGTGTGGGCGTCCGCGGGCCGGGACGGCTTCGTCGAATCGGTGCAGGCGATGCGTCGCAGGGTCACGGACAACATTCCCGCGGCCGAGGCCGACCGGCAGATCAAGCTGGGCGCGGGGGGCCTGCGCGACGTCGAGTTCACGGTCCAGCTGCTCCAGCTCGTGCACGGCCGCGCCGACGAGTCGCTGAGGGTCCGCGACACGACGTCGGCCATCGCTGCGCTCGCGGCAGGCGGTTACATCGGGCGCGCGGCCGCGGTGGAGTTCGACTCCTCGTACCGGTATCTCCGGCTCCTCGAGCACCGCGTGCAGCTGACCAAGCTCCGCAGGACCCACCTCATGCCCACTTCCGATGACGCGCTGCGGGCGCTCGCGCGCTCGGTGCAGGGCGTCCTTGAGACCGGACGCCCGTCCCCCGAACAGCTCCTCGACGCGTGGCACAGGACCAAGCGCCGTGTGCGCGAGCTCCACGAGCGCATCTTCTACCGACCGCTGCTCAACACCGTGGCGAACTTGAGCCCCGACGAGGCGAGGCTCACCCCGGAGGCGGCCCAGGCCCGGCTCGCGGCTCTGGGCTATAGGGACCCCGTGGGCGCCATGCGGCACATCGAGGCCCTCACGGCAGGCGTGAGCCGGCGTGCGGCGCTCCAGCGGCAGCTCCTGCCTGTGCTGCTCGGCTGGATCGCCGAGGGCGCGGACCCCGACGGCGGCCTGCTCGCCTTCCGGCGTGTGAGCGAGGCCTTGGGCACGACCCATTGGTATCTGGGACTCCTGCGGGACTCTGCCGCTGCGGCCGAGCGTCTCTCCCACGTGCTTGCCGATTCCCGACTCATCGCAGATCTCCTCGAGGTTTCGCCGGAGTCGGTCAAATGGCTCGGCAGCGATGCGGACCTCGAGCCGTTGACCCTCGAGTCCCAGTGGCAGGAGATCAAGTCCAAGCTCTCCCGTCACACGGAGCATGAGGCGGCCATGCGCCTTGTCCGGCTTATCAGGCGGCGCGAGATCCTGCGGATCGCCCTGGCAGACAGTTCAGGGGTGATCGACCCGGACGCGGTCGGCCGCGCGCTCTCTGACGCGGACCAGGCCGCGGTCCTCGGGGCGCTCAGGATCGCCGAGGCCGCGGCGGAGGAGGCCGACGGCGCGCTGCTCACCCACGTTCTCGTCGTCGCCATGGGGCGTCAGGGAGGCCGCGAGATCGGCTATGGGTCGGACGCCGACGTCATCTACGTGCATCGGCCACTGCCAGGTGCCGAGCCCGAGGCGGCGCAGCGCCAGGCGCTGTCCATCGTTGGCACCCTGTCCGCTCTCCTCACCCAGCCGCTCAAGCCTCCGGTTCTGGCCGAGCGCGTCCTCGCCCTTGACGCCGATCTGCGGCCCGAAGGGAAGAATGGAGCGCTGGTCCGCTCGATCGACTCCTTCGCCGAGTACTACCGGCGCTGGGCGCTCGTGTGGGAGGCCCAGGCACTCCTGCGGGCCCGGCCCATGGCGGGCGACGACAGCCTCGCCCACGACTTCATGGCCCTCGTCGATACCGTGCGGTACCCCGAGGAGCTCTCAGCCGCCGATATCCGGGAGATCCGGCGGATCAAGGCCCGGGTCGAGTCCGAGCGGCTGCCGCGGGGCGCGGACCCGTCCCGCCACGTGAAGCTCGGACGCGGTGGACTGAGCGACGTTGAATGGCTCGTGCAGCTGCTCCAGCTCCAGCACGGAGCTAGGCATCCCGAGCTGCGGAGCACCGGCACGATGGAAGCGCTCTCGGCCGCCTCGACGCTGGGCCTCATCCCGGCGGACGAGGCGGAACTCCTCGCCGAGGCGTGGCGGCTCGCGAGCCGCATCCGGAGCGCGAACGTAGCCTGGAGCGGGCGGGCGTCGGATCTCCTGCCGTCCTCGCGCCGGGATCTCGAGGCCGTGGCGCGGTGGTGCGGTTATCCCCAGGACCAGGCGAGTGCACTCGAGCAGCACTATCTCAATGTCACCCGCCGGGCTCGGCAGGTGTTCGAGCGACGCTTCTACGCGGCAGAGCCGTGA
- a CDS encoding cupin, producing MDETIDLGRAAADELEKARQSPHGRSARALLHDGHLRHTLLAILDGQVLGDHAKPVAATLQVLSGTFVVRGGDAELRLSAGQLAVLPGPRHDVTAEGDSAGILTTLAG from the coding sequence ATGGATGAGACGATCGACCTCGGCCGCGCGGCAGCGGACGAGCTGGAGAAGGCGCGCCAGAGCCCACATGGCCGCAGCGCCCGGGCACTCCTGCACGACGGGCACTTGAGGCACACACTCCTGGCGATTCTCGACGGCCAGGTGCTCGGCGACCACGCCAAGCCGGTCGCCGCGACCCTCCAGGTGCTCTCGGGCACGTTCGTGGTGCGCGGGGGAGACGCCGAGCTGCGCCTCAGCGCCGGCCAGCTCGCTGTGCTCCCGGGTCCACGCCACGACGTGACCGCGGAGGGCGACTCGGCCGGAATCCTCACGACCCTCGCTGGATAG
- the glnA gene encoding type I glutamate--ammonia ligase, translated as MFKSADEVLTYIKDEDVKFVDIRFTDLPGVQQHFNIPAKTVDDDFFKNGQLFDGSSIRGFQGIAESDMQLIPDVTTAFLDPFRVEKTLALNFSIVNPRTGEPYHRDPRGVAERAEAYLASTGIADTAFFAPEAEFFVFDNVQFESSPQGSFYKVDSIEAPWNSGREEEGGNLGNKTPFKSGYFPVAPVDHQADLRDAMCLALDAAGLEVERSHHEVGAAGQAEINYRFSTLVRAADDLQKFKYIIKNTALEWGKTVTFMPKPIFGDNGSGMHCHQSLWNGSEPLFYDEKGYANLSDLARWYIGGLLKHSSAVLAFTNPTVNSYKRLVKGFEAPVNMVYSQGNRSAGIRIPITGSNPKAKRIEFRAPDPSSNPYLAFSAQLMAGIDGIRNRIEPPAPIDKDLYELPVEEARDIPKAPGSLEEALEALEADNEFLQAGGVFTQDLIETWVAYKREKEIMPLSLRPNPYEFELYFGV; from the coding sequence ATGTTCAAATCTGCGGATGAAGTCCTCACATACATCAAGGATGAGGACGTCAAGTTCGTCGATATCCGTTTCACCGATCTCCCGGGCGTCCAGCAGCACTTCAACATCCCGGCCAAGACGGTCGACGACGACTTCTTCAAGAACGGCCAGCTGTTCGACGGTTCCTCGATCCGCGGATTCCAGGGCATCGCCGAGTCTGACATGCAGCTCATCCCGGATGTCACAACGGCGTTCCTCGACCCGTTCCGCGTCGAGAAGACCCTCGCGCTGAACTTCTCGATCGTGAACCCGCGCACAGGCGAGCCGTACCACCGCGATCCGCGCGGCGTAGCAGAGCGCGCCGAGGCGTACCTCGCCTCCACCGGCATCGCAGACACGGCGTTCTTCGCCCCCGAGGCCGAGTTCTTCGTCTTCGACAACGTCCAGTTCGAGTCCTCTCCGCAGGGTTCCTTCTACAAGGTCGACTCGATCGAGGCCCCGTGGAACTCGGGCCGCGAGGAAGAGGGCGGCAACCTCGGCAACAAGACGCCGTTCAAGAGCGGGTACTTCCCGGTGGCCCCCGTGGACCACCAGGCGGACCTCCGCGACGCCATGTGCCTCGCCCTCGACGCCGCAGGCCTCGAGGTCGAGCGCTCCCACCACGAGGTCGGCGCCGCTGGCCAGGCCGAGATCAACTACCGCTTCTCGACGCTCGTGCGTGCTGCGGACGATCTTCAGAAGTTCAAGTACATCATCAAGAACACGGCGCTCGAGTGGGGCAAGACCGTAACCTTCATGCCGAAGCCCATCTTCGGCGACAACGGTTCGGGCATGCACTGCCACCAGTCCCTGTGGAACGGCAGCGAGCCGCTCTTCTACGACGAGAAGGGCTACGCCAACCTCTCGGACCTCGCCCGCTGGTACATCGGCGGCCTCCTGAAGCACTCCTCCGCGGTGCTTGCGTTCACGAACCCGACGGTGAACTCGTACAAGCGCCTCGTCAAGGGCTTCGAGGCCCCGGTCAACATGGTGTACTCGCAGGGCAACCGCTCCGCCGGCATCCGGATCCCGATCACGGGCTCGAACCCGAAGGCGAAACGCATCGAGTTCCGCGCGCCGGACCCGTCGTCGAACCCGTACCTCGCGTTCTCGGCCCAGCTCATGGCCGGCATCGACGGCATCCGCAACCGCATCGAGCCGCCGGCTCCGATCGACAAGGACCTCTACGAGCTTCCGGTCGAGGAGGCCCGCGACATCCCGAAGGCTCCGGGTTCCCTCGAGGAGGCCCTCGAGGCCCTCGAAGCCGACAACGAGTTCCTCCAGGCAGGTGGCGTCTTCACCCAGGACCTCATCGAGACGTGGGTTGCCTACAAGCGGGAGAAGGAGATCATGCCGCTCTCGCTGCGCCCGAACCCCTACGAGTTCGAGCTCTACTTCGGGGTCTGA
- a CDS encoding RDD family protein, with the protein MIDRRDIGSWISGPQLAEGDFPGRRLGMPRTGPGSVGRPGRRVLALCIDWAASYAIAAAFFGGSQMSILLVFALEQVLLVGLAGFGLGHRLAGLKVRRLDGGSVGIPRAALRTLLLCLVIPAVIFDPDQRGIHDKAAGTVVTRL; encoded by the coding sequence ATGATCGACCGCAGAGACATCGGATCCTGGATCAGTGGCCCCCAGCTCGCTGAAGGGGACTTCCCGGGGAGGCGGCTGGGCATGCCGCGCACGGGACCGGGCTCCGTAGGCCGGCCGGGGCGCCGCGTCCTGGCGTTGTGCATTGACTGGGCAGCGTCCTACGCGATCGCCGCCGCGTTCTTCGGCGGAAGCCAGATGTCGATCCTCCTCGTGTTCGCCCTCGAACAGGTGCTTCTCGTCGGGTTGGCGGGCTTCGGCCTCGGCCACCGGCTCGCGGGCCTCAAGGTGCGTCGCCTCGATGGCGGGTCGGTCGGGATTCCGCGGGCGGCTCTGCGCACGCTCCTGCTGTGCCTCGTGATCCCCGCGGTGATCTTCGACCCGGACCAGCGAGGCATCCACGACAAGGCCGCGGGGACCGTCGTCACGCGCCTCTAG
- a CDS encoding DUF4191 domain-containing protein yields the protein MAKSTDTTPSDKAPKKAKKPNGFQQFIQVFQMTRKADPNSVWLMLLVFLGVTAVSLLIGFLVDNWITGLIIGVLLGVLGAVFILSRRAERAAYSQIEGQPGAAGAALNSLRRGWIVEEQPVAVNPRTQDVVFRAVGRPGVVLVSEGPSTRVRPLVESERKRLARILPNVPIHVIETGRDEGQTQLRNVAGAMNKLKPQLTKVEVTAVNKRIGSLGSKLPIPKGIDPNRVRPDRRAMRGR from the coding sequence ATGGCGAAGAGCACCGACACCACGCCCTCGGACAAGGCTCCGAAGAAGGCGAAGAAGCCCAACGGCTTCCAGCAGTTCATCCAGGTCTTCCAGATGACTCGGAAGGCCGATCCCAACTCCGTGTGGCTCATGCTGCTCGTGTTCCTCGGGGTCACGGCCGTGAGCCTGCTGATCGGATTCCTCGTCGACAACTGGATCACTGGCCTCATCATCGGCGTCCTCCTGGGCGTCCTGGGTGCGGTCTTCATCCTCAGCCGGCGCGCCGAACGCGCCGCCTACTCGCAGATCGAAGGTCAGCCCGGCGCGGCCGGCGCCGCCCTCAACTCGCTCCGCCGCGGCTGGATCGTCGAGGAGCAGCCAGTGGCCGTGAACCCGCGCACTCAGGACGTCGTGTTCCGTGCGGTCGGCCGCCCCGGCGTCGTCCTCGTGTCCGAGGGCCCGAGCACCCGCGTCCGTCCGCTCGTCGAAAGCGAGCGCAAGCGCCTCGCCCGCATCCTCCCCAACGTTCCGATCCACGTGATCGAGACAGGCCGCGACGAGGGTCAGACCCAGCTCCGCAACGTTGCCGGCGCCATGAACAAGCTCAAGCCCCAGTTGACCAAGGTCGAGGTCACCGCGGTGAACAAGCGCATCGGGTCCCTCGGCAGCAAGCTGCCCATCCCGAAGGGCATCGACCCGAACAGGGTCCGCCCCGACCGTCGCGCGATGCGCGGTCGCTGA
- the lipA gene encoding lipoyl synthase yields MTLAPEGRRMLRIEQRNAAVPVERKPEWIKAKVQMGPEFIQLKNQVKKEGLHTVCEEAGCPNIFECWEDKEATFLIGGSECTRRCDFCQIDTGKPSPLDRFEPTKVARSVQSMALRYATVTGVARDDLEDEGVWLYAETVRKIHELNPGTGVEILIPDFSGKPEHITAICESRPEVFAHNVETVPRLFKSIRPAFRYERSLDVITQGRNQGMVTKSNLILGMGETREEISQALRDLHDAGTDLITITQYLRPSERHHPVDRWVKPQEFVELSQEAEEIGFLGVMSGPLVRSSYRAGRLWATAMRKKGWEIPAQLAHIESSGTTRQEAATLVAAHLG; encoded by the coding sequence GTGACCCTCGCACCCGAAGGGCGCCGCATGCTGCGCATCGAGCAGCGCAACGCCGCCGTCCCCGTTGAGCGCAAGCCGGAGTGGATCAAGGCCAAGGTCCAGATGGGCCCTGAGTTCATCCAGCTCAAGAATCAGGTCAAGAAGGAGGGGCTCCACACCGTCTGCGAAGAGGCGGGCTGCCCCAACATCTTCGAATGCTGGGAGGACAAGGAGGCCACCTTCCTCATCGGCGGCTCGGAGTGCACCCGTCGCTGCGACTTCTGCCAGATCGACACGGGCAAGCCCTCCCCGCTGGACCGCTTCGAACCCACCAAGGTGGCCCGTTCGGTCCAGTCCATGGCGCTGCGCTACGCGACCGTCACGGGCGTTGCCCGCGACGACCTCGAAGACGAGGGCGTGTGGCTGTACGCCGAGACGGTCCGCAAGATCCACGAGCTCAATCCGGGCACCGGCGTCGAGATCCTCATCCCCGACTTCTCCGGCAAGCCTGAGCACATCACCGCGATCTGCGAGTCCAGGCCCGAAGTATTCGCACACAACGTCGAGACCGTGCCGCGCCTGTTCAAGAGCATCCGGCCCGCGTTCCGATACGAGCGTTCCCTGGACGTCATCACCCAGGGCCGCAATCAGGGCATGGTCACGAAGTCGAACCTCATCCTCGGCATGGGCGAGACCCGTGAGGAGATCTCCCAGGCGCTGCGGGACCTGCACGACGCCGGGACCGACCTCATCACGATCACGCAGTACCTGCGCCCGTCGGAGCGCCACCACCCCGTGGATCGCTGGGTCAAGCCCCAGGAGTTCGTCGAGCTCTCCCAGGAAGCCGAGGAGATCGGCTTCCTCGGCGTCATGAGCGGGCCCCTCGTGCGGTCCTCCTACCGGGCCGGCCGCCTGTGGGCCACCGCCATGCGCAAGAAGGGCTGGGAGATCCCTGCCCAGCTGGCCCACATCGAGTCCTCCGGCACCACGCGCCAGGAGGCCGCAACACTGGTCGCCGCCCACCTCGGCTGA
- the lipB gene encoding lipoyl(octanoyl) transferase LipB, which produces MTLAFTRLGFAPDYVEYTDGLAAQLKLHEDVAAGTAPSTVLLLEHSPVYTAGKRTEDHERPLDGTPVVPVDRGGKLTWHGPGQLVGYPIVRLAEPRGVRAYVELLENVMITVISEYGVKAEHVDGRSGVWVRADERGGDRKIAAIGISVHEGITGHGFAINCSNTLEPYEQIIACGITDAGTTTISAECGREVGPLDIVGRITEELSRRAGEFVAQTEGVPA; this is translated from the coding sequence ATGACTCTTGCGTTCACCCGGCTGGGGTTCGCGCCTGACTACGTCGAATACACCGATGGTCTGGCCGCCCAGCTCAAGCTCCACGAGGACGTGGCGGCGGGAACCGCCCCCAGCACTGTCCTCCTCCTCGAGCATTCCCCGGTGTACACCGCCGGGAAGCGCACCGAGGACCACGAGCGTCCTCTCGACGGCACCCCCGTAGTGCCCGTGGACCGAGGAGGCAAGCTCACCTGGCACGGCCCGGGCCAGCTCGTGGGCTACCCTATCGTCAGGCTCGCCGAGCCGCGCGGCGTCCGCGCCTACGTCGAGCTCCTCGAGAACGTCATGATCACCGTCATCTCGGAGTACGGGGTCAAGGCCGAGCACGTCGACGGGCGCTCAGGGGTCTGGGTCCGCGCGGACGAGCGCGGCGGTGACCGGAAGATCGCCGCCATCGGCATCAGTGTGCATGAAGGGATCACGGGCCACGGCTTCGCGATCAACTGCAGCAACACCCTTGAGCCCTACGAGCAGATCATCGCGTGCGGCATCACCGATGCCGGGACCACCACGATCTCCGCCGAGTGCGGCCGGGAAGTCGGCCCGCTGGACATCGTCGGCCGGATCACGGAGGAGCTCTCCCGCCGTGCCGGCGAGTTCGTCGCCCAGACCGAAGGAGTTCCCGCGTGA
- a CDS encoding serine/threonine-protein kinase codes for MDAFSAGHGGAGGNPAEVPASGGAAGPADGIPVLAGHEVLRPLGVGSAGTVWLVREAASGRQFAAKVLLAGAEGADLDDALAQAQKEVRIARARPHDHVLPVHRAMSAQAAGGTGRHAIAILSDYAPGGSLGHLLRVRGRLPIGECITVVAPIAQALAALHAEGTAHGDVSPGNILFTVDGMPMLADFGLGRMVGDAASNHGGTPGFSDPVAAGAGPASGADPFTHDAARPGRARGLGPATLAAAGDVFSLGAVAWFILTGEPPAPTDQRPPLSLIIEDVPAELAAAIEAALRDDARQRPSAEELARSVLRSARPASVDLAPAVDASVLPELLTRRREPPSGRRGPLSARHWPRGLLRSGVGRSGMGRSGVQRSGIQRPRASGSGGLGPGSSGLQGAGRRHAATARRPRTTPRSDSRAGLRVGLLWSAAAVLGAAVLAGAWWIGSFGPGMSGAEGRSAGTAAQAGYPRPVAWSVLPEALRRGADAADPVQAVQALSEIRARAIAGQERELLDTVNAKGSYAASADAALLDRLIADGQRLEGFAARVLSADLETGETGQASLPSAGPPTPGAETAVVRVRIVTSGYTVKDSDGVTVGERPAGLDQELRIILERDEQGWKVARIAAA; via the coding sequence ATGGACGCTTTCAGCGCTGGTCATGGTGGTGCGGGCGGCAATCCGGCCGAGGTCCCCGCCAGCGGCGGCGCCGCGGGCCCCGCCGACGGGATTCCGGTGCTCGCCGGGCACGAGGTGCTGCGTCCCCTCGGCGTGGGCAGTGCGGGGACGGTGTGGCTGGTGCGTGAGGCAGCGAGCGGCCGCCAGTTCGCGGCGAAGGTCCTGCTCGCGGGTGCCGAGGGCGCCGATCTGGACGACGCCCTCGCCCAGGCACAGAAGGAAGTGAGGATCGCCCGTGCGCGCCCGCACGACCACGTCCTTCCGGTCCATCGGGCCATGTCGGCGCAGGCCGCCGGCGGAACGGGGCGGCATGCCATCGCGATCCTCAGCGACTATGCCCCCGGAGGTTCGCTCGGCCATCTCCTGCGGGTGCGGGGCCGACTCCCGATCGGCGAGTGCATCACCGTGGTGGCACCGATCGCGCAGGCCCTCGCGGCGCTCCACGCCGAGGGCACCGCGCACGGAGACGTCTCCCCGGGCAACATCCTCTTCACGGTGGACGGCATGCCGATGCTCGCGGACTTCGGCCTCGGCCGAATGGTCGGGGACGCCGCTTCGAACCACGGCGGAACGCCGGGCTTCTCCGACCCGGTTGCGGCAGGCGCCGGGCCTGCCAGTGGAGCGGACCCGTTCACGCACGACGCCGCCCGGCCCGGTCGCGCACGCGGGCTCGGACCCGCCACGCTCGCCGCGGCGGGCGACGTTTTCTCACTCGGTGCGGTGGCCTGGTTCATCCTCACCGGCGAGCCGCCTGCCCCGACGGACCAGAGACCACCCCTCTCGCTCATCATCGAGGACGTGCCGGCCGAGCTGGCCGCGGCCATCGAGGCAGCGCTGCGCGATGACGCCCGGCAGCGGCCGTCCGCGGAGGAACTCGCGCGTTCGGTGCTGCGCAGTGCGCGCCCGGCAAGCGTGGACCTCGCGCCCGCCGTGGACGCGAGCGTCCTCCCGGAGCTGCTGACGCGACGGAGGGAGCCGCCGTCCGGGAGACGGGGTCCTCTGTCTGCCCGGCATTGGCCCCGCGGTCTCCTGCGCTCCGGCGTGGGGCGGTCAGGCATGGGGCGGTCAGGCGTCCAGCGCTCCGGCATCCAGCGCCCCCGGGCCAGCGGTTCTGGCGGTCTGGGACCCGGGAGCTCCGGTCTGCAGGGTGCCGGACGCAGGCACGCTGCCACAGCCCGCCGCCCACGGACGACGCCTCGGAGCGACTCGCGGGCTGGACTGCGGGTCGGGCTGCTGTGGTCGGCGGCGGCCGTTCTCGGGGCCGCGGTGCTCGCCGGCGCGTGGTGGATCGGGTCCTTCGGGCCGGGCATGAGCGGCGCCGAGGGCCGAAGTGCCGGCACCGCAGCGCAGGCCGGCTATCCGCGGCCCGTAGCCTGGTCGGTGCTCCCCGAAGCCCTGCGCCGCGGCGCAGACGCGGCCGACCCCGTGCAGGCCGTCCAAGCATTGTCCGAGATCCGCGCGCGGGCGATCGCGGGACAGGAGCGTGAGCTCCTCGACACGGTCAATGCGAAGGGCTCCTACGCGGCATCGGCAGATGCGGCCCTCCTCGACCGGCTCATCGCCGACGGCCAGAGGCTCGAAGGCTTCGCCGCACGGGTCCTCTCCGCCGACCTCGAAACGGGGGAGACGGGCCAGGCCTCCCTGCCGTCCGCAGGGCCGCCCACCCCGGGCGCGGAGACCGCCGTCGTGCGCGTGCGGATCGTGACGAGCGGCTACACCGTCAAGGACAGCGACGGCGTGACGGTGGGGGAGCGGCCGGCGGGCCTCGACCAGGAGCTGAGGATCATCCTCGAGCGCGACGAGCAGGGCTGGAAGGTCGCGCGCATCGCCGCCGCATAG